A region from the Panthera uncia isolate 11264 chromosome D3 unlocalized genomic scaffold, Puncia_PCG_1.0 HiC_scaffold_8, whole genome shotgun sequence genome encodes:
- the GRP gene encoding gastrin-releasing peptide isoform X3, protein MRRRQLPLVLLALVLCQAPRGPAAPLPAGTGTALDKMYPRGNHWAVGHLMGKKSTRESPYVYEGGSLKQQLQYILWEEAARNLLSLMEGKGTGSYQPPQRELLAIRQSPWDSQDGSAFKVVGSKRKVMDNLYLKLSTGPSSLPAFSL, encoded by the exons ATGCGCCGCCGCCAGCTCCCCCTCGTCCTGCTGGCGCTGGTCCTCTGCCAGGCGCCCCGGGGCCCCGCCGCCCCGCTGCCGGCGGGCACGGGCACCGCGCTGGACAAGATGTACCCGCGCGGCAACCACTGGGCCGTGG GGCACCTGATGGGGAAAAAGAGCACGAGAGAGTCCCCGTATGTTTATGAAGGGGGGAGTCTGAAGCAGCAGCTGCAGTATATTCTTTGGGAAGAAGCTGCAAGGAATTTGCTCAGCCTCATGGAAGGAAAGGGGACCGGAAGCTATCAGCCGCCTCAAAGGGAGCTCCTGGCCATCCGCcagtctccttgggattcccaGGATGGCAGCGCCTTTAAAGTTGTAGGTTCAAAACGTAAAG TGATGGACAACTTGTACCTTAAACTAAGTACTGGCCCGAGCAGTTTGCCCGCATTTTCTCTGTGA
- the GRP gene encoding gastrin-releasing peptide isoform X2 — MRRRQLPLVLLALVLCQAPRGPAAPLPAGTGTALDKMYPRGNHWAVGHLMGKKSTRESPYVYEGGSLKQQLQYILWEEAARNLLSLMEGKGTGSYQPPQRELLAIRQSPWDSQDGSAFKVLVDSLLQILNVTEGTPS, encoded by the exons ATGCGCCGCCGCCAGCTCCCCCTCGTCCTGCTGGCGCTGGTCCTCTGCCAGGCGCCCCGGGGCCCCGCCGCCCCGCTGCCGGCGGGCACGGGCACCGCGCTGGACAAGATGTACCCGCGCGGCAACCACTGGGCCGTGG GGCACCTGATGGGGAAAAAGAGCACGAGAGAGTCCCCGTATGTTTATGAAGGGGGGAGTCTGAAGCAGCAGCTGCAGTATATTCTTTGGGAAGAAGCTGCAAGGAATTTGCTCAGCCTCATGGAAGGAAAGGGGACCGGAAGCTATCAGCCGCCTCAAAGGGAGCTCCTGGCCATCCGCcagtctccttgggattcccaGGATGGCAGCGCCTTTAAAGTT CTGGTGGACTCTCTGCTCCAGATTCTCAACGTGACGGAAGGGACCCCCAGCTGA
- the GRP gene encoding gastrin-releasing peptide isoform X1 yields the protein MRRRQLPLVLLALVLCQAPRGPAAPLPAGTGTALDKMYPRGNHWAVGHLMGKKSTRESPYVYEGGSLKQQLQYILWEEAARNLLSLMEGKGTGSYQPPQRELLAIRQSPWDSQDGSAFKVVGSKRKAGGLSAPDSQRDGRDPQLN from the exons ATGCGCCGCCGCCAGCTCCCCCTCGTCCTGCTGGCGCTGGTCCTCTGCCAGGCGCCCCGGGGCCCCGCCGCCCCGCTGCCGGCGGGCACGGGCACCGCGCTGGACAAGATGTACCCGCGCGGCAACCACTGGGCCGTGG GGCACCTGATGGGGAAAAAGAGCACGAGAGAGTCCCCGTATGTTTATGAAGGGGGGAGTCTGAAGCAGCAGCTGCAGTATATTCTTTGGGAAGAAGCTGCAAGGAATTTGCTCAGCCTCATGGAAGGAAAGGGGACCGGAAGCTATCAGCCGCCTCAAAGGGAGCTCCTGGCCATCCGCcagtctccttgggattcccaGGATGGCAGCGCCTTTAAAGTTGTAGGTTCAAAACGTAAAG CTGGTGGACTCTCTGCTCCAGATTCTCAACGTGACGGAAGGGACCCCCAGCTGAACTGA